Proteins found in one Pongo pygmaeus isolate AG05252 chromosome 8, NHGRI_mPonPyg2-v2.0_pri, whole genome shotgun sequence genomic segment:
- the TACR2 gene encoding substance-K receptor has translation MGTCDIVTEANISSGPESNTTGTTAFSMPGWQLALWATAYLALVLVAVTGNATVIWIILAHRRMRTVTNYFIVNLALADLCMAAFNAAFNFVYASHNIWYFGRAFCYFQNLFPITAMFVSIYSMTAIAADRYMAIVHPFQPRLSAPGTKAVIAGIWLVALALASPQCFYSTVTMDQGATKCVVAWPEDSGGKTLLLYHLVVIALIYFLPLAVMFVAYSVIGLTLWRRAVPGHQAHGANLRHLQAKKKFVKTMVLVVVTFAICWLPYHLYFILGSFQEDIYCHKFIQQVYLALFWLAMSSTMYNPIIYCCLNHRFRSGFRLAFRCCPWVTPTKEDKLELTPTPSLSTRVNRCHTKETLFMAGDAALSEATSGDGGRPQDGSGLWFGYGLLVPTKTHVEI, from the exons ATGGGGACATGTGACATTGTGACTGAAGCCAATATCTCATCTGGCCCTGAGAGCAACACCACGGGCACCACAGCCTTCTCCATGCCCGGCTGGCAGCTGGCACTGTGGGCCACAGCCTACCTGGCCCTGGTGCTGGTGGCCGTGACGGGCAATGCCACCGTCATCTGGATCATCCTGGCCCATCGGAGGATGCGCACAGTCACCAACTACTTCATCGTCAATCTGGCGCTGGCCGACCTCTGCATGGCTGCCTTCAACGCCGCCTTCAACTTTGTCTATGCCAGCCACAACATCTGGTACTTTGGCCGTGCCTTCTGCTACTTCCAGAACCTCTTCCCCATCACAGCCATGTTTGTCAGCATCTACTCCATGACCGCCATTGCTGCTGACAG GTACATGGCCATCGTCCACCCCTTCCAGCCTCGGCTTTCAGCCCCCGGCACCAAGGCGGTTATTGCTGGCATCTGGCTGGTGGCTCTCGCCCTGGCCTCCCCCCAGTGCTTCTACTCCACCGTCACCATGGACCAGGGTGCTACCAAGTGCGTGGTGGCCTGGCCCGAAGACAGCGGGGGCAAGACACTCCTCCT GTACCACCTCGTGGTGATCGCCCTCATCTACTTCCTGCCGCTCGCGGTGATGTTCGTCGCCTACAGCGTCATCGGCCTCACGCTCTGGAGGCGCGCAGTGCCCGGACATCAGGCGCACGGTGCCAACCTGCGCCACCTGCAGGCCAAGAAGAAG TTTGTGAAGAccatggtgctggtggtggtgacgTTTGCCATCTGCTGGCTGCCCTACCACCTCTACTTCATCCTGGGCAGCTTCCAGGAGGACATCTACTGCCACAAGTTCATCCAGCAAGTCTACCTGGCACTCTTCTGGTTGGCCATGAGCTCCACCATGTACAATCCCATCATCTACTGCTGCCTCAACCACAG GTTTCGCTCTGGATTCCGGCTTGCCTTCCGCTGCTGCCCGTGGGTCACACCCACCAAGGAAGATAAGCTCGAGCTGACTCCCACGCCCTCCCTCTCCACGAGAGTCAACAGGTGTCACACTAAGGAGACTTTGTTCATGGCTGGGGATGCAGCCCTCTCCGAGGCTACCAGTGGAGACGGGGGGCGTCCCCAGGATGGATCAGGGCTATGGTTTGGGTATGGTTTGcttgtccccaccaaaactcatgttgaaatttga